One window of the Cryptomeria japonica chromosome 7, Sugi_1.0, whole genome shotgun sequence genome contains the following:
- the LOC131030408 gene encoding triacylglycerol lipase SDP1, which yields MDGSAEANVGTFLIGPSTVLGRTIAVRVLLCKSLSEFQKIVAIAISLYLNKCERFLRRAYRTTFAPVFNWLHPRNSHALLALIVGIALILKRYSSVKSKAQVAYRRKFWRNLMCNALTYDEWSHAAKMLEKETPRRNETDLYDEELVKAKLHELQRRRKKGGLQDIVFYLRADLVRNLGNMCNPDLHKGRLQVPKVIKDYIDEVSTQLRMVCDSDSEEILSEEKLAFMQETRHAFGRTALLLSGGASLGAFHVGVVKTLIENHLLPRVVAGASVGSIICAVIATRTWPELQSFFADSVPTLQFFDQLGGIFTVVRRLLTQGALHEIRQLQKMLRSLTRNLTFQEAYDQTGRVLGISVCSPRRHEPPRCLNYLTSPHVVIWSAVTASCAFPGLFQAQELMAKDRHGELIPYHTPFQVSPEESGIGTRQWIDGSLESDLPMMQLKELFNVNHFIVSQANPHIAPLLRFKEFVRAHGGDFAAKLAHLLEMEVKHRCNQILELGFPLGGIAKLFAQEWEGDVTVVMPATLAQLTKLIQNPTHLELQKAVNQGRRCTWEKLSAIKANCDVELVLDECVSFLNRLRKQKRQTERSSPQGTSSMMRFSAAKRIPSWNVMARETSWGSLDEEGVIESGNHQGGPWGGPSWRTLRFARNNPNGSDSESENVDSNVSWTRVGGPLMRTASATTFIKSFDVEGEFNKQWNREEIQNEATSESLQDSALPYSCAACMSNRGVLCNKCGNQRKQNVDWNANNSGNYTDTENQFNSFSETRNLENTLPKPQSRITVAEGDMLLAEKSPTGTVLNVVKREDIALVNRSLNIASPLNAHACECIPLSLEKDFVDDGSSTTSDGSNMDSEADACSPACNKVGKDADLPTFRPQGIFEIDRIGPSNLTGMHSDINNKFTDHSFMVESQDCVDNFEHENGKAGIQSSKDCRKPIVPNELVGFDQNAVDEWNEHNYKPENDNAEGSRQ from the exons ATGGATGGGAGTGCCGAGGCTAATGTGGGCACATTCCTAATAGGTCCATCAACAGTTTTAGGCAGAACAATTGCTGTTAGGGTCCTGTTATGTAAATCTCTATCCGAATTTCAGAAAATTGTTGCTATTGCAATCTCATTATACCTCAATAAATGCGAGAGATTTTTGAGGCGAGCATACAGGACGACATTTGCTCCAGTTTTCAACTGGCTCCATCCTCGGAACTCGCATGCTCTTTTAGCCTTAATTGTTGGCATAGCATTGATTTTGAAGCGATATTCTTCTGTAAAATCCAAGGCTCAGGTTGCATATCGTCGGAAATTCTGGAGAAATCTCATGTGCAATGCACTTACATACGATGAATGGTCCCATGCTGCTAAAATGCTTGAAAAGGAGACTCCCAGGAGAAACGAGACCGATTTGTATGATGAAGAGCTTGTGAAAGCTAAGTTACACGAGTTGCAAAGGCGCCGGAAAAAAGGTGGCTTGCAAGACATAGTATTCTATCTGAGAGCTGATTTGGTTCGGAATCTGGGCAATATGTGCAACCCGGATCTCCACAAAGGCAGGTTGCAGGTACCCAAAGTTATCAAAGACTACATAGATGAGGTCTCAACACAGTTGAGAATGGTGTGTGATTCAGACTCAGAGGAAATACTCTCGGAAGAAAAGCTTGCATTTATGCAAGAAACAAGGCATGCTTTTGGCAGAACTGCTCTTCTTCTGAGTGGGGGTGCATCTCTCGGTGCTTTCCATGTGGGTGTTGTCAAGACATTAATAGAGAATCACCTTCTACCGCGCGTGGTAGCAGGAGCAAGTGTCGGATCAATAATCTGTGCTGTAATTGCCACAAGGACATGGCCAGAGCTTCAAAGTTTTTTTGCAGATTCTGTGCCGACCTTGCAGTTCTTTGATCAATTGGGCGGCATATTTACTGTTGTTCGTAGGCTGCTAACACAAGGGGCACTCCATGAAATTAGACAGCTGCAGAAGATGCTTAGATCTTTAACGAGGAATCTAACTTTCCAAGAAGCTTATGACCAGACAGGCAGAGTTTTGGGCATTTCAGTTTGCTCGCCTAGAAGGCATGAGCCTCCTAGATGCCTTAATTATCTAACTTCTCCTCATGTGGTGATTTGGAGTGCAGTTACTGCTTCCTGTGCTTTCCCTGGATTATTTCAAGCCCAGGAATTGATGGCCAAGGACCGACACGGAGAGCTCATTCCCTATCACACTCCATTTCAGGTAAGTCCTGAAGAATCGGGCATCGGGACTAGGCAGTGGATTGATGGAAGCTTGGAAAGTGACTTGCCAATGATGCAGCTAAAGGAATTATTCAATGTGAACCACTTCATTGTCAGTCAGGCTAATCCCCACATTGCACCACTGTTAAGATTCAAGGAATTTGTGAGAGCACATGGAGGGGATTTTGCAGCAAAG CTAGCTCATCTATTAGAGATGGAGGTTAAGCATCGGTGCAATCAAATCTTGGAGCTGGGTTTTCCCTTGGGTGGGATCGCCAAGCTTTTTGCCCAAGAATGGGAAGGTGATGTGACCGTGGTTATGCCTGCCACTCTTGCACAG TTAACTAAATTAATTCAGAATCCAACTCACTTGGAGCTTCAGAAAGCTGTTAATCAAGGGAGGCGATGCACATGGGAAAAACTCTCTGCAATAAAAGCCAACTGTGACGTTGAACTTGTGCTAGATGAGTGTGTATCTTTTCTCAATCGTCTCCGTAAGCAAAAGAGGCAAACAGAGAGGTCTTCCCCACAAGGAACCAGCAGTATGATGAGATTCAGTGCGGCAAAGAGGATACCCTCATGGAATGTCATGGCCCGTGAAACTTCATGGGGATCCCTTGATGAAGAGGGTGTTATTGAATCTGGTAATCATCAAGGAGGACCATGGGGAGGACCATCTTGGAGAACACTCAGATTCGCTCGCAACAACCCTAATGGCAGTGACAGTGAGAGTGAAAATGTGGATTCCAATGTTTCTTGGACAAGAGTTGGTGGCCCCTTGATGAGAACAGCATCTGCAACCACATTTATTAAGAGTTTTGATGTTGAAGGAGAGTTCAATAAGCAGTGGAATAGAGAGGAGATTCAAAATGAGGCTACTTCTGAATCTCTTCAAGACTCTGCACTTCCCTACTCTTGTGCTGCTTGTATGTCAAACAGGGGTGTACTTTGCAACAAATGTGGTAACCAAAGGAAACAGAATGTGGACTGGAATGCAAACAATTCTGGAAATTATACTGATACAGAGAATCAGTTCAACTCTTTTTCCGAAACAAGGAACTTGGAAAACACCTTACCTAAACCACAATCTAGAATTACAGTTGCTGAAGGTGACATGCTCCTAGCTGAAAAGAGTCCTACTGGAACAGTGCTTAATGTTGTTAAAAGGGAAGACATCGCCCTTGTTAACAGGAGCCTCAATATTGCCTCTCCCCTAAATGCTCATGCTTGTGAATGTATACCACTTAGCCTAGAAAAGGACTTCGTTGATGATGGATCTTCAACAACTTCTGATGGTAGTAATATGGATAGCGAGGCAGATGCTTGTTCACCTGCATGTAACAAAGTTGGGAAGGATGCCGATCTTCCAACTTTTAGGCCACAAGGTATCTTTGAAATTGATAGAATAGGTCCATCAAACCTTACTGGGATGCACTCCGACATTAACAATAAATTCACAGACCATTCATTCATGGTTGAATCCCAAGATTGTGTCGATAATTTTGAACATGAAAATGGCAAAGCTGGAATTCAATCGTCAAAGGATTGCAGGAAACCTATAGTCCCCAATGAGTTGGTTGGCTTCGATCAAAATGCTGTAGATGAATGGAATGAACACAACTACAAACCAGAGAATGATAATGCAGAGGGATCGAGACAATAA